Sequence from the Candidatus Dependentiae bacterium genome:
TTCAACCATTTATCTTATTCCTGTTTGGTTTTTTTTCTCTTTAATGAATTGTTTAGAGATTAATTTTTATACCAGTTTTTTTGGTGCTCTTCTTGGCTATTTCATCCCATGGTTTGCGGGAAAGCTTTATCGATTTGTTCGTGGGGTAGATGGAATTGGTGTTGGAGATTTTGAGTTATTGGCTATGATCGGGGCGTTTGTTGGTCCTGCCCGAATGCTTGACTCGATGATTTGGGGATGCGCGGGGGCTTTGGTTTTTGGGGTCGTGTATGCTCTGTTGTTTGCTCGGGGGCGAGGTGTTCGTATTCCATTTGCGCCGTTTTTATCGCTTGGCGCTTTATTTGAGCTTTTTCGTTAATTTAAAATGTGTTTTTAGAACTGAATGTTTCTAGTAATTCTTTTATAATTTGTTCTGGAGACTTTGTTGTTTCAAATCCTGCAGCACAAATATGACCTCCGCCACCATTATTTTTAGCGATTTCGTACACATTCACTGTGTTTGAGCGCAAGCTGACTTTTGTATGTCCCGAATTGAGAGCATAGACTAGTATGCTTGAGTTGATAAACATGCTGGAAATAAATTCGTTTCCGATTCCCTCAAGAGTTCCTTTTGTTTTTTTTGCATCAAGTAATTCTTGCTCTGTAACAAGTAGGTACGCGCACGAAGACGTTGCATCGATTGCTACGCGAGACATGAGTTGCGTCTTGAAAATAAAATCGGCTGGTGTTTGTTTTTGAATCAATCTGATGTGAGAGGTCATTGGTTTTGCGCCATATTCGATCAATAAAGCAGCGCGATTAAATGTTGTTGGGCTAACGCCACTTGTTCTGAACGAAAGCGTATCTGCTACAAGTCCATCAAAGAGAAGTTGTGCAATCTCTGGTGTAAGTAATGTTTTGTCAAATGAGTGGATAATATCTAAAACTAAATCGCAACAACTTGGTGCAGTGCTATCTACAAACGAAAAGGTCGCGGAGATGTTTCCTCCTTGGTGATGGTCAAAAAGTGCGATAGGAATATCTTTAAATTCTGATGGAAAGAAAACTCGATTGAAGCTTGAGGTGTCGCAAATAATTATTAGATCAGGAAGCTTTGTAAAAGTTGCATTTAATATTGGAAATGGAAAATAGTTCAAAATAACTGGATCTGAATTTGGAATAATTAAATCAACAGAGCAGTTGTATTTTTTTGCGATAAGTCCGAGTGCTGCACAAGCAGATAGTGTATCAAAATCAGGGTCTTTGTGGGCGAGAAGAGCAATGTGAGAAGATTTTTTTACCGAATCGATAAATGAAGAAAAAAGATTCATTATGGTTATCTTGACTATAAATTTAGACACTCCTGGTTAGTGTAAGACAAGTGGATATTTTTGCAAAGATCTCAAGATAAAGCTTTGACACAGTGATGAAAAATTTTTATCGTGGAATTGTTTAGAAGAAATTGCAAAGTCGCCGTATTAGTTATTTTTGAAAATACGTTTTTGACTTATAGTAATTGTAATCTACAATTTTAGATTAGATTTTAAGTGCTCATTGCCGGGGAAAAAATATGATCACGAGTTCGTCTACCGTTTCTAAAATTGAGCAGCATCTTGATAAGCCAGTTTCTTATGGTGATGTTGTTGCTCGATTGGAAACAGCTATAGTAAGTGAATACAGCGCACAGGCTGTTGAAAGAATGGCGCGTATCGATGCCGCTCTTGGATATGTATCAAAAAAAATTGATATTGTTTTAGTTGCAGGGACTAATGGAAAAAGTTTAGCAATTCATTTTGCAGGAAAGCTTTTTAGAGAAGAGGGTATCTCTGTTGGGGAATGTTATTCATCTCACATTCTTTCGTATAATGAACGCATTTCAGTTAATCAGCATGTGCTGAATAATAAAACTTTTTCAGAGGCAGTAGCCACCGTTTTTGCCGCGTGTGATAGAGAGAAAATAATTGCTACCGCTTTTGAAATAACGACGATGGCAGCCCTTGTGTTTTTTGTGCAAGAAGGGGTTTCTGTTGCGTTGGTAGAGACGTCATTGGGCGGTTGTTTTGATGCGACTGCTGCGTTGCCAGCAAAACTTGTTGCAATTACTCGAGTCGCACAAGATCATAAAGATGTCTTGGGGCAAGATTTGGATGCTGTCGCATTGCAAATGGTTGAGCTTGCTCAGCGTGGTGCATGGGTTGTTTCTGCAGAACAAAGTAAACATCGATTGCAAAAAATGAAGGAAGTTGCCCTCAAAAATGGTATTAATTGGGCAATGCCGTTAAGAAAAACATCTCAATTGCCCTATCTTTTTGAACAGTTGTACGGAAAAACCGCATCTCTTGGAGAGCGAATCGCTCAAATGTATCAAGAAAAAGTTCTTGGTAAGTTGTCGCCATTTTTGATGGGAAATACTCTCTCGATTAAACAGGGCCAGCGAGGCCGCCCAACATTGGAAGCAAAAAGGCAGGCAACATTAAATCCTGTAAAATCTCTTAAAATGTTTTGGACAGAGCATTTAGATCTTTTGCGTGGACGATTTGAATTGCTTGATAAAGAGAAACCAACTGTATTGATTGATAACGCAGATAATCTTGATGCGCTTAATAATTTATTGCTTGGGATTCGGTTGCTTCATTATCAGCGTCCATTAAAAGGTTTTGTGTTGATTATTGGACTAGCGGCACATGTTGATGTTGATGAAGCGATGAAGGCATTGCGCTACTTATTGCGTAAGGTTGGTGGTGCGGTCTTCTTTATCGATTTACCTGGTGGTGAAGCATCTTTTAGTGTTTCGGCATTAATGAAAAAAGCAGAAACATTTGGTATTAATGCAAGAGCTTTTTTATCGTTTAAAGAGGCTTTTGATGAAGCAAAAACGTTGGTAGACGAGCGGCATGGATTGGTTGCAGCAACAGGTTCAGCACGGGTTGTTGCAAGTTACTGGCGCACCGTGAGAGACATTAAGCGTTTTTAGTGTCATAGTTACTTTTGTAAAATAAGTATGCGCAGCGAGAGCTGCGCATTTTTTGTAGGATAAAAATGGATAAGACATATCATTCGATTATTCCAGCGGTTTTTGTTGTTTTTAAAAGAGGAAATACTTTTTTGGTTGGTCGCCGAAAAGGTTCATGGGGTAATGGCTTGCTGTGTCTTCCTGGTGGTCATGTTGAGCAGGGCGAGTCTTTTCGTGTAGCTGCAAAAAGAGAGATGCTTGAAGAGGTTGGATTGGATATTGAAATTGATAATCTTGTTCCTCTGCATGTGATGCATCGAAAAAATCAAGAAGGACAAGAGCGGATTGATGTTTATTTTATGATTGAATCTTGGAGTGGTGAGCCGGTTAATAAAGAACCGTCAAAGTGTTTTGAATTGCTTTGGATTCCCTTTGATCAGCTGCCAACCGATGTTGTTGCTATTCTGAAAGATGCTTTGAGCTTGTCATCGCGAGGTGTTTTTTATAGCGAGCAGTGGTAAAAAAAGTGGGGGGATTTTATCCCCCCGAATATTAGACGTTTTTAGTTATATTGCGTTTTATTTTGTCTTCAGGGATAACAAATTCTTTAGTCAGTGGGGTTTCTTGTGTCAGTAACTCGATATACTCGCGAATATCTTTTCCGTAGGTATGGCTTTTAAGGGCGAGATTGATAACTGATTTTAGATATCCCAGAGGAGTTCCAGCGTCAAGAACAGTTCCTTGTACGCGATATGCAAAAAGACGTTCACCAGCTTGTACCATTGACTTGATAATATCTGTGAGTTGAATTTCGCCTTCAGTGTTTTGGTGGCTTTTGTAGTGCTCAAAAAGTGATGATGAAAGTACATATCTCCCAACAATTGCAAAGTTTGAAGGAGCGTCACTTTTTGATGGCTTTTCGATCAAGTCTTTTACTTGAAAGAGATTTGGGGTGAGTTGTTTTTTAAAGCTCACAATGCCATATCGAGAAACTAAATCATCAGGAACTTCTTGGATAGCGATAACGTTACCTTTTTCTTGTTGAGCGATTTTAGCAAGAGTTCCAATGCATGGCTGAGGGCTAATGATAATATCATCGGGGAGCATAACGCCAAAATAGTGTTCACTGATAAATCGTGCCGCAAGTGCAACAGCGTGACCAAGGCCTCTTGGTTCAGGTTGTCGAAGATATGCAAAGTGCGCGCGTTTAACTATTTTATTGATGACTTCAAGCGCCGCAGAGTTTCCGCTAGCTTCGATTGTTGCAAGATAATCTTCTGACGATGCATCAAAATGGTCTTCGAGTAACTTTTTATGTTTATTAACAACAACGATAAAATCTTCGATTCCAGATCGGATTCCTTCTTCGACGATATATTGTGCTGCAGGCTTATCAAGCAACGGAAGCATCTCTTTTGGCAATGATTTTGTCAGGGGCAAAAGTCGCTGGCCAAGCCCCGCAGCAGGGATTATAACTTTCATTTTTTACCTTTATTGCACAGGGGTATTTAATTTGCTGTGAGCAAGGTTATTAAAATTGTTTTAAAAATCCAATCTTTCCTGTACTTAGGTGTCTGATATCATCGATTCCATGGTAAAGCATAACGATGCGAGAGAGCCCAAAACCAAAGGCAAAACCTGAATAAATTTCAGGATCAATGTTGCATGCTTTTAAAACGTTTGGATGAATCATGCCACATGGAAAAACTTCAATCCAGGTTGTTTTTTTACACACAGAGCAACCTGTTTTGCAAAAAACACACCGCATGTCGATTTCTAGTCCAGGTTCCACAAATGGAAAGAATCCTGGGCGAATTCGAATGTCTAGATCTTTTGTTTCAAAGAAAGATGATAAAAAGTGCTTTGCCGTTCCAAGAAGGTTGCTTAGGTTTATGCCCTTGTCGATAAATATTCCTTCACATTGCATAAACATAATATCGTGAGTTGCATCAACCGCTTCGTGGCGGAAAACTCTTCCAGGTGCAAATCCTGCAATAGGGATGCCGTGTTCTTCAAGTGCGCGAATTTGTACAGATGAGGTGTGGGTTCTAAGGAGTTGCTTGGTGTTGTTTACCCAAAGAGTGTCATGCATGTCGCGCGCTGGATGATTTGTTGGAACATTAAGTGCATCAAAGTTATGAAACTCATCTTCAACCTCGGGTCCTTCAAATTTAGTATACCCCATAGGAATGAAAATATTTTCAATCCGTTCGATCACTTGGGTATAGGCGTGGAGTTTTCCGGGATGGTTTTTTTGTGCTTCGATTTCTGAAAAATCGATATGATTTTTATTTTCGGGTTTTATCGACTCAAGCGATTTTTTTTTATTTGCGTGAAGGTTTTCTAGAGCTTTTTTTATTTCTTGAAAGCGCGATCCAACAATTTTTTTTTCTTCTGTTGGTAGAGCATTAAATGTTTCGCTGAGAGTAATAAGGTGTCCTTTGCGTCCCAAAAACTGAATGCGAAAATTTTCAAGAGCATCAAGCGTAGTGATTGATGAGCATTGTTCGGTTGCGTTTAAAAGTAACTGTTCAGCATTTTCGAGTAATGGGTGAAGCACGGAAAATTCCTTATTATTTAGGCATTTGGTTGCTGAAAGTATCACATGTTTTTTCTGCGGCTTCAAGTTCAAACCAGATTCTTTTGCGTAAAAAGTGAGGAATTGTAGCGTTTATATATAATTGTGTTTGACAAGAAGAGCTATCCACAGTAGCTTATTGTCGTGTGTTGTGCCGGGATAGCTCAGGGGCAGAGCAGAAGCCTGAAGAGCTTTGTGTCGGCGGTTCGATTCCGTCTCCCGGCACCATATTTGCTCGTATCTGAGACTTTTTCGTTTTATATTTTTTGATATTTTGGGATTTTGGCGTGTTTTCCTTCCTTTCAGAGAAATTATCTTCAGCGATTGCATTTTTTGGTTCCAAGAAGAAGTTGTCTTCATCTGATATTCAAGAATTTTTGATTTTAGTTAGAAAAACATTGCTTGATGCAGACGTTTCACTGTCCGTTGTTACCGCGTTTCAGGGTTCTCTGGAGAAGGAGTTGCAAGCAATTGTTGTTCCAAAGGGGACAACTCTTACTGATGTTATGATGCAAAAACTGTATTTGCAGATTATGCAGTTTCTTGGTGGTAATCGTCCCAAAACTGAAATTCTAAAAAAAATAGTTGCGCCTAGCGGAATGTCTCGTTTGATGGTTGTTGGCCTACAAGGTGCTGGAAAAACTACCACGGTTGCAAAACTTGGGAATTGGATAAAAGATGCCCTGCGAACAAAAAACAAAGTGGGAGTAGCGTCAGTTGATATTCGGCGTCCCGCAGCGAGTGCACAATTACAAATTTTATCTGATCGTGCGAATCTACTCTTTTTTCCTGGCGTTGGTTCTTCTGTTGGGGCTATGGTAGAAAACATGTTGCAGCAAGCGGAAGCTGCTGGTTGTGACTTGTTTATTTTGGATACTGCAGGTCGTATGCATGTAGACGAGTCTTTGATGCAAGAGCTGCAAGAAACAAAAAAAGCATTTCAGCCAACACATACGCTTTTGGTGCTTGATGGCATGAGTGGGCAGGAAGCTGTTGCAACGGGGCGAGCGTTTAGCGATGCAGTGTCGATTGACAGCGTTGTTCTTTCTAAGATTGACAGTGGTGCACGTGGGGGTGCTGCGTTTGGTGTTTCTTACGATCTTAAAAAACCTATTTATTTCATGGGAACGGGTGAGGCTGTAGATGATTTAGATTCATTTGAACCTGATCGCGTTGCGTCTCGAATTGTTGGACAAGGTGATATGCAGGGGCTGATGAGCCGTGTTGAGCGCGCGATGAAGCATGAGGCTGAAGTTGATTCTTCTGCGATGGTTAATCGTATGATGAATGGACAAATGACCTTAAGTGACTTTTCTAAGCAGTTATCTATGGTCAGTTCACTTGGCCCTATGAATAAGTTGATGCAGTTTGTTCCATCTATGCCTGGACTTGGAAAAGTTTCTGCAGATGAGCTTTCCAAAAAAGAAGGCGAATTTAAAAAATTTAGGGCTATTTTTTCTTCGATGACAAAAAATGAACTGAGTGGTCGATCTCAACTGAGTCCTTCCCGCAAGCAAAGAATTGCCCAGGGAGCAGGGGTTTTTGTTAAAGATGTTGATGCTTTGTTATTTAAATTTGAAGAAACTAAGCAGTTTGGTAGGATGATAAAGAAGATGGGCGGCTTTGGAAGTTGGTTTAAGTAGTTTTCGCTAGCCTTGAAGTTGTTTTATTAAAAAGGAGTCGTTTTTATTATGGTAAAAATTAGATTGAGCCGTACTGGTGTTAAGAATCGTCCGTATAATCGTATTGTTGCGGTTGATTCTCGTAAAAAAAGAGATGGTGCATGTATTGAAACGTTAGGTTCATATGATCCATTGCGTCATGAAATCTTGTCGATTGATCTTGATGGTATCAATCGTTGGATTGCAACTGGTGCACAACCAACAGATGCTGTTATTAAGCTTATGAAACTGGCAAAAAAGGCTTAAGTCTTTACCCGTTTGTTATATTTGTATGAGAGCGGTGAAAAATGCTTAAAGAGCTTGTAGAAAGCATTGTCAAAAAATTGGTGGATAATCCATCATCGGTTTCTGTTTCTGAGATTTCTGGTGAGCAGGCAACAATTATTGAATTGCGTGTGGCGACTGAAGATCTTGGTAAGGTTATTGGCCGAGAAGGGCGAACTGCTCGTTCAATTCGTACGCTTGTGCATGCTGCAGCGGCGAAAGAACGCAAAAGAGCGGTTTTAGAGATTCTTGAATAGAGCTCTTGGGGGGCTCTTTTAGGGTAACGTTAATGCTTGTTGTTTCTATTGTTACAGCTTTTCCTTCTTTGTATTCCGAGTTTCTTTCGACAAGTTTACTTCGATTGGCTCAGGAGCGGGGCCTTGTTCGGTTTAATTTAATTAAATTGTCTGATCAGTGTGCGCCCAAAGAGCCAATCGATGAACCTACTGTTGGGCCGGGTCCAGGGATGATTTTAAAGCCAACGATTGTTTCGGGGGCAATAGAAAAAGCATTTGCTGAGTTTGGCAAGGGGTATGTAATTTTCTTTACACCCCAAGGCCGAGTTCTTGATCAGCGTGTTTTAGGGGTCGTTGCAGATGACCTTAAGGTGAGAGCTGAGGATCCAGTTCAAAATTCTTCTCATTTGGTTTTAGTTTGCTCTCGATATGAGGGTTGTGATGCTCGCGTAGAAGATTTTTATGCAAGCATGCGGCTATCAATCGGAGATTATGTTTTGATGGGCGGTGATTTACCAGCCCAGGTTTTTCTCGAAGGTTTTTTGCGTTTATTGCCAGGAATTGTTGGTAATAAGGATTCGGTGGTTAATGATTCTTTTGATGGAGAGTTATTGGATCATGATGAGTTTGGTCTTCCTGTGGAGTGGCAAGAGCGTCGAGTTCCAGATGTTTTGCGCTCAGGTGATCACGGCAAGATAAAAGATTGGCGCGAGAGAAATGCTTTATTAAAAACATTACATCGTCGTTTTGATTGGTTTAGAAAGCATGCTTCTTCTGAAGATTTGATTTTGCGGGCAGGTCGTGCCATTCCAAAGCATTATGTTGCGCTTATGCATTGTGAGGTTTTGGTAAAGTCTGGAGAAGTTGGAACAACCTCTGTGACTTCTATTGATTTGCATGATATTGCGCGAACAAGCCAATCCTATGGTATTGAACAATTTTTTGCGGTAACGCCGCTGATCGATCAGATCGAAATCGTAAAAACATTTATGGAGTTTTGGCGTACTGGAATTGGTGGTAAATTAAATGCTACGCGTAACCAGTCGACAGCTCGTCTTGAATTAGCAAATTCATTTCATGAGGTTTGTGAAAATATTTTCCAGCGAGATGGTAAGTATCCGCTGATTATTACAACAAGTGCGCGGCCTGTTTCTGGCGTAAAAGCGATAGATTTTTATGACCAAGAATTTGTTTGGTCGCAGGATCGTTCAGTTTTATTTGTTTTTGGCACTGGTCAGGGTTTAGCGCCGTCAATTTTGAATCGAGGAGATTATTTGTTGCCGCCGGTTCGGGGTATGACAAATTATAATCATCTATCGGTTCGGAGCGCTGTTGCGATTATTTTGGATCGCTGGATGGGATTGAACAAGCGAAAAGCATAATTGTTTCTTGGTTTCTTCTGATTTGCCAAAGTTGGTTTTTTTGTTACTATTTTTTGTAGATTTATTGCTTGCTTATAAATTTTTGTTATTTATCGGGCGGCAATTTTTTGTTGTGTGTGGTGTTGTTTTATCTTTTAACCAAAGCGTTTCATTTGATATGAAATAGCTGGAGAATCTGTTAATGAACAGAAAGGCCCTTGCCTCTATCCGTAAAGCTGCGGATAATAATCTTGTCCTGCTGGACGAAGCCCTTGTAGTAAGTAGTGATATAACTCAGCAGATCGAAGATCTGTATGCTGATGCATCGGGTAAATTTAAATCCGGAAAATTAATCACCGGTAAAGTTGTTGCAAAATCAAGCGATGGCATCCTTGTAAATATTGATTACAAATCGGATGGTCTTGTTGCTAATAATGAATTTAGTGATTTTGAATTAGATAAAATTCACGTTGATGACTTTATCGAAGTTTTGATTGATCAAGCTGAAGATGAAGATGGAAACGTTGTTTTGTCGTACCAAAAAGCTAAATCATTGAAGGCTTGGGATCGTCTTGCGGAGCTTGCAGCTGCTGATGAACCTGTTAAGGGTGTTGTTACTCATAAGGTTAAGGGTGGCTTGAGTGTTGATGTTGGTATTCCTGCGTTCTTGCCGGGATCTCAAGTTGATACAGCTCGTGTAAACAATTTTGATCAATTCCTTGGTGAAGAGGTCTTCTGTAAGATTATTAAAATTAATCGACGTCGAGGTAATGTGATCGTTTCTCGTAGAAAGTATCTTGAAAGTCTTCGTTCGGAAGAGAAGAAGTCTGCTCTTGAAACATTGACTGAAGGCCAAGTAATTGAAGGTATCGTAAAAAATATCACAAATTACGGTGCGTTTGTTGATGTTGGCGGTATTGATGGCTTGCTTCACATCACAGATATTTCATGGGGCCGTATTGCGCATCCAGGTGAAATGTTGAAGGTTGGAGACAAACTTAATGTTAAGGTTCTTTCGTTTGATAAAGAACATGAAAAAATCTCCTTGGGCATGAAGCAATTGGCTTCTAATCCATGGGAAAACATTGAAGGTCAATATCCAGTTGGTACCGTTCTTGAAGGCGCTGTTTCAAATATTGCTGATTACGGCTTGTTTGTTGAAGTTGCTAAAGGCGTTGAAGGGTTGGTTCATATTTCTGAAGTTTCATGGACCGAGCGTATTCATAATCTTCAACGACACTATCAAGTTGGGAACAAGATTAAAGTCATGGTTCTTGCAATTGATAGAGAAGGTGGACGTATGCGCATGCGTTTGAGTATCAAGCGTCTTGATGAAGATCCATGGAAAGTTGTCTTTGATAAATTCAAAGTTGGCGATGTTGTTGAGGGCGCGGTTACTAATATTACTGATTTTGGTATCTTCGTTCAATTGCATGATGGCGTTGATGGATTGGTTCATATTTCTGATATTTCATGGACCGACCATGTCATTCATCCTTCAGATCGTTATAAAAAAGCAGATGTTCTTAAAGTTGTTATCCTTGGTATTGATAAAGACAACAAGCGTATTTCTCTTGGTATCAAACAACTGGATAGAGATCCGTGGGAATATATCGAAGAAGAATTCCCAATGGGTAAAATTGTTAAGGGAACTGTTTCAAAAGTTACAAGCTTTGGAGCATTTATTCGCTTTAACAGTGGCGTTGAGGGATTGGTTCATATTTCCGAAATCACCAATAAAGATGTAGAGAATGTTGAAGGCTTAATAACTGTCGGCGCAGAGTACGAATTTAAAGTTGTACGTGCAAATAAAACTGAGCGAAAGTTAGGTTTAAGTTTGCGTGCGGTTACAGAACCTGAAGAAACAGCTAAAGCGATTGCTCGTGATGGTAATAAGGGTAGCTATGCTGAAAATGCTTCAGCTGGCGCACCTCGCCCAGAACGTAGTGAGCGATCTTTTGAGAGATCTGAGCGTCCTGAGCGTCATGACAGAGA
This genomic interval carries:
- the rpsP gene encoding 30S ribosomal protein S16, translating into MVKIRLSRTGVKNRPYNRIVAVDSRKKRDGACIETLGSYDPLRHEILSIDLDGINRWIATGAQPTDAVIKLMKLAKKA
- a CDS encoding signal recognition particle protein: MIFWDFGVFSFLSEKLSSAIAFFGSKKKLSSSDIQEFLILVRKTLLDADVSLSVVTAFQGSLEKELQAIVVPKGTTLTDVMMQKLYLQIMQFLGGNRPKTEILKKIVAPSGMSRLMVVGLQGAGKTTTVAKLGNWIKDALRTKNKVGVASVDIRRPAASAQLQILSDRANLLFFPGVGSSVGAMVENMLQQAEAAGCDLFILDTAGRMHVDESLMQELQETKKAFQPTHTLLVLDGMSGQEAVATGRAFSDAVSIDSVVLSKIDSGARGGAAFGVSYDLKKPIYFMGTGEAVDDLDSFEPDRVASRIVGQGDMQGLMSRVERAMKHEAEVDSSAMVNRMMNGQMTLSDFSKQLSMVSSLGPMNKLMQFVPSMPGLGKVSADELSKKEGEFKKFRAIFSSMTKNELSGRSQLSPSRKQRIAQGAGVFVKDVDALLFKFEETKQFGRMIKKMGGFGSWFK
- a CDS encoding UTP--glucose-1-phosphate uridylyltransferase, with amino-acid sequence MKVIIPAAGLGQRLLPLTKSLPKEMLPLLDKPAAQYIVEEGIRSGIEDFIVVVNKHKKLLEDHFDASSEDYLATIEASGNSAALEVINKIVKRAHFAYLRQPEPRGLGHAVALAARFISEHYFGVMLPDDIIISPQPCIGTLAKIAQQEKGNVIAIQEVPDDLVSRYGIVSFKKQLTPNLFQVKDLIEKPSKSDAPSNFAIVGRYVLSSSLFEHYKSHQNTEGEIQLTDIIKSMVQAGERLFAYRVQGTVLDAGTPLGYLKSVINLALKSHTYGKDIREYIELLTQETPLTKEFVIPEDKIKRNITKNV
- a CDS encoding 30S ribosomal protein S1 is translated as MNRKALASIRKAADNNLVLLDEALVVSSDITQQIEDLYADASGKFKSGKLITGKVVAKSSDGILVNIDYKSDGLVANNEFSDFELDKIHVDDFIEVLIDQAEDEDGNVVLSYQKAKSLKAWDRLAELAAADEPVKGVVTHKVKGGLSVDVGIPAFLPGSQVDTARVNNFDQFLGEEVFCKIIKINRRRGNVIVSRRKYLESLRSEEKKSALETLTEGQVIEGIVKNITNYGAFVDVGGIDGLLHITDISWGRIAHPGEMLKVGDKLNVKVLSFDKEHEKISLGMKQLASNPWENIEGQYPVGTVLEGAVSNIADYGLFVEVAKGVEGLVHISEVSWTERIHNLQRHYQVGNKIKVMVLAIDREGGRMRMRLSIKRLDEDPWKVVFDKFKVGDVVEGAVTNITDFGIFVQLHDGVDGLVHISDISWTDHVIHPSDRYKKADVLKVVILGIDKDNKRISLGIKQLDRDPWEYIEEEFPMGKIVKGTVSKVTSFGAFIRFNSGVEGLVHISEITNKDVENVEGLITVGAEYEFKVVRANKTERKLGLSLRAVTEPEETAKAIARDGNKGSYAENASAGAPRPERSERSFERSERPERHDRDRSDRTDRSDRSERRGSQDNSRQPRPDATPLKGSLQQALEDHMRDGKK
- a CDS encoding KH domain-containing protein, which encodes MLKELVESIVKKLVDNPSSVSVSEISGEQATIIELRVATEDLGKVIGREGRTARSIRTLVHAAAAKERKRAVLEILE
- the pheS gene encoding phenylalanine--tRNA ligase subunit alpha, yielding MNLKPQKKHVILSATKCLNNKEFSVLHPLLENAEQLLLNATEQCSSITTLDALENFRIQFLGRKGHLITLSETFNALPTEEKKIVGSRFQEIKKALENLHANKKKSLESIKPENKNHIDFSEIEAQKNHPGKLHAYTQVIERIENIFIPMGYTKFEGPEVEDEFHNFDALNVPTNHPARDMHDTLWVNNTKQLLRTHTSSVQIRALEEHGIPIAGFAPGRVFRHEAVDATHDIMFMQCEGIFIDKGINLSNLLGTAKHFLSSFFETKDLDIRIRPGFFPFVEPGLEIDMRCVFCKTGCSVCKKTTWIEVFPCGMIHPNVLKACNIDPEIYSGFAFGFGLSRIVMLYHGIDDIRHLSTGKIGFLKQF
- a CDS encoding NUDIX domain-containing protein produces the protein MDKTYHSIIPAVFVVFKRGNTFLVGRRKGSWGNGLLCLPGGHVEQGESFRVAAKREMLEEVGLDIEIDNLVPLHVMHRKNQEGQERIDVYFMIESWSGEPVNKEPSKCFELLWIPFDQLPTDVVAILKDALSLSSRGVFYSEQW